One region of Demequina sp. TMPB413 genomic DNA includes:
- a CDS encoding response regulator transcription factor: MTPSPGVPLRALVVDDEPALAELVSDYLVRDGFEVERARDGEDALRRARTLDPDVVVLDLGLPGIDGLEVCRQLRTFSDCYVVMLTARAEEVDTLVGLSAGADDYVTKPFSPRELVARVRVMLRRPRANAVALSNQESELLRVGDLAINLDAREVSLAGEPVHLTRTEFDLLAALAVRPTRVLTRSALLEEVWGGGWVGDEHLVDVHILHVRQKLNDSAERQQYVRTVRGIGYRIGTGQ; this comes from the coding sequence ATGACACCGTCCCCTGGAGTCCCCCTGCGCGCGCTCGTGGTGGATGACGAGCCAGCGCTTGCGGAACTCGTATCCGACTACCTCGTGCGCGACGGCTTCGAGGTGGAGCGCGCCCGTGACGGAGAGGACGCGCTGCGCCGTGCCCGCACACTCGACCCTGACGTGGTGGTCTTGGACCTCGGCCTTCCCGGCATCGACGGCTTGGAGGTGTGCCGGCAGTTGCGGACGTTCTCCGACTGTTATGTGGTCATGTTGACCGCGCGCGCCGAGGAGGTGGACACCTTGGTGGGTTTGTCGGCTGGGGCTGACGACTACGTCACCAAACCCTTCAGTCCTCGCGAACTCGTGGCTCGCGTGCGGGTCATGCTGCGTCGTCCGCGAGCGAATGCCGTCGCCCTTAGCAATCAAGAGTCCGAGTTGCTGCGGGTCGGTGACCTCGCAATCAATCTCGATGCACGAGAGGTAAGCCTTGCCGGCGAGCCGGTGCACCTCACGCGCACGGAATTCGACCTGCTTGCCGCACTCGCTGTGCGACCTACGCGCGTGTTGACTCGCTCAGCCCTCCTGGAAGAGGTGTGGGGAGGCGGATGGGTGGGAGACGAACACTTGGTGGACGTGCACATCCTTCACGTGCGTCAGAAGCTCAATGACAGCGCAGAGCGACAACAGTATGTCCGCACGGTGCGCGGCATCGGCTACCGGATCGGAACGGGGCAGTGA
- the purD gene encoding phosphoribosylamine--glycine ligase codes for MKILLVGSGAREHAIARSLSLDPAVTELHALPGNPGIGSLVSSTGRPTTRHYRDVMDPKGVAALATEIAADLVIIGPEAPLVAGVADAVRAAGFPVFGPDAAAAELEGSKAFAKEVMAAAGVPTAESRVCRTTDELEDALDEFGAPHVVKDNGLAAGKGVVVTDDWELARAHGQGIIDAGGTVVIEDFLDGPEVSLFCLSDGKTVVPLQPAQDFKRAYDGDQGPNTGGMGAYTPLPWAPAGLVDEVVATVAQPTIDEMARRGKPFVGVLYCGLALTAQGVRVIEFNARFGDPETQVVLCQLETPLAGVLLAAAEGRLADLAPLEWAEGGAVTVVVASKGYPASPRNGDPIGGLGEVEDEPGVHVLHAGTEFGDDGALVSAGGRVLSVVGYGPSLAAARERAYRGIDFITLDGSHHRKDIAKQVAHEEQA; via the coding sequence GTGAAGATCCTCCTGGTCGGCTCCGGAGCGCGCGAACACGCTATTGCCCGCTCCCTCAGCCTCGACCCCGCTGTGACCGAACTCCACGCCCTCCCAGGCAACCCGGGCATCGGCTCCCTGGTGAGCAGTACAGGGCGTCCCACGACGAGGCACTACCGCGACGTGATGGACCCCAAGGGTGTGGCTGCCCTCGCGACAGAGATCGCGGCGGACCTGGTGATCATCGGGCCTGAGGCACCCCTCGTCGCAGGCGTAGCCGACGCGGTGCGCGCCGCAGGGTTCCCCGTCTTTGGGCCCGACGCCGCGGCGGCAGAGTTGGAGGGATCCAAGGCGTTCGCCAAGGAGGTCATGGCGGCGGCAGGAGTGCCGACGGCCGAGTCGCGCGTCTGCCGGACCACCGACGAGTTGGAGGACGCCCTCGACGAGTTCGGCGCGCCTCACGTGGTCAAGGACAACGGCCTGGCCGCAGGCAAGGGCGTGGTCGTGACCGACGACTGGGAACTCGCACGCGCACATGGCCAAGGCATCATCGACGCCGGCGGGACCGTCGTGATCGAGGACTTCCTTGACGGTCCGGAGGTGAGCCTGTTTTGCCTGTCAGACGGCAAGACCGTGGTTCCACTGCAACCGGCTCAGGACTTCAAGCGCGCCTACGACGGCGACCAGGGCCCCAATACGGGCGGCATGGGGGCGTACACCCCGCTGCCGTGGGCGCCTGCGGGACTAGTGGACGAGGTCGTCGCGACTGTGGCCCAGCCGACGATCGATGAGATGGCGCGCAGAGGCAAGCCTTTCGTCGGCGTCTTGTACTGCGGTCTTGCGCTCACCGCACAGGGCGTCCGGGTGATCGAGTTCAACGCCCGCTTCGGCGACCCAGAGACACAAGTGGTGTTGTGCCAGTTGGAGACCCCGCTCGCCGGCGTGCTGCTCGCGGCCGCGGAGGGCAGGCTCGCCGACCTTGCGCCCCTGGAGTGGGCCGAGGGCGGCGCTGTCACCGTCGTCGTCGCGTCAAAGGGCTATCCGGCGTCCCCGCGCAACGGCGACCCTATTGGCGGGCTTGGCGAAGTGGAAGACGAGCCTGGCGTGCACGTGCTGCACGCGGGCACCGAGTTCGGCGACGACGGCGCACTCGTCTCAGCTGGAGGCAGAGTGTTGTCTGTGGTCGGCTACGGCCCCTCGCTGGCAGCCGCTCGAGAGCGAGCGTATCGCGGGATCGACTTCATCACGCTCGACGGTTCGCACCACCGCAAGGACATCGCCAAGCAGGTTGCTCACGAAGAGCAGGCCTGA
- a CDS encoding trimeric intracellular cation channel family protein has translation MHHLALGAATAPDLLNSALDTLRVVLEYVGTVAFAISGAVAASRRRMDLVGAVVLACLVAVGGGTARDLLLDRPVFWMENPTLVLVAVATALVIASLYRRRSMDALARHRIVEGSDAAGMAIFVVIGTSISLELGVNPVAAVIVGVVNGVGGGVLRDLFAAQVPEVFWNGQLYATAALAGAALYAALHAAHAAVQVTFWLPLLVIVALRVLSLTLGWGVPTVAVVKKRERQTEDHA, from the coding sequence ATGCACCACTTGGCGTTGGGCGCTGCGACGGCTCCTGACCTGCTGAACTCGGCTCTCGACACGCTGCGCGTCGTGCTCGAGTACGTGGGCACCGTCGCCTTCGCGATCTCCGGCGCCGTTGCCGCAAGCCGCCGACGCATGGACCTGGTGGGCGCGGTCGTGCTCGCTTGCCTCGTCGCCGTGGGAGGAGGAACCGCGCGCGACCTGCTGCTCGACCGGCCAGTGTTCTGGATGGAGAACCCCACACTCGTGCTCGTCGCGGTCGCCACCGCCTTGGTGATCGCTTCTCTCTACCGCCGGCGTTCGATGGACGCCTTGGCGAGGCATCGCATCGTCGAGGGCTCCGATGCCGCTGGCATGGCCATCTTTGTGGTGATCGGCACGAGCATCTCGCTCGAACTCGGCGTGAACCCCGTGGCGGCGGTCATCGTCGGCGTTGTCAACGGAGTCGGCGGCGGGGTGCTGCGCGACCTCTTCGCGGCCCAAGTGCCCGAGGTGTTTTGGAATGGCCAGCTCTACGCGACGGCGGCCCTCGCCGGAGCCGCGCTCTACGCGGCCCTTCACGCCGCTCACGCCGCCGTGCAGGTCACTTTCTGGCTGCCGTTGCTCGTCATCGTGGCGCTCAGGGTCCTCTCGCTCACGCTCGGTTGGGGAGTGCCCACCGTGGCCGTGGTGAAGAAGCGCGAGCGCCAAACAGAGGACCACGCCTAG
- a CDS encoding cell wall metabolism sensor histidine kinase WalK: protein MTADGGARTGLAPRLLIAIAVVLGTAAVTAWLVAGAIGPSAFRRHLDSAEVSDSGSTIDHSVIAFRTASALALALALALGVLAAFAVSVLLSRRIGRSLSSLAAAAQGIAAGASGVRVAQPGIGREFDALAVAFNRMADRLEESERLRTRLLSDVAHELRTPVATIDASLEAIEDGVAELSPSMVAVLRAQGARLVRLSEDLAAVTRAESRESNLRLERSDAVALVRAAVLAASDRAGLVGVKVQVETSADRLAIVVDPERLAQVLANLIDNAVRHSPEGGAVTVGAHASDDREWVVVSVSDQGEGIAPEHMPHLFERFYRADAARDRERGGSGIGLAIVKALVEAHGGTVMASSEGEGRGARFVVTLPAAVQPE from the coding sequence GTGACGGCTGACGGTGGCGCGCGTACGGGACTTGCGCCGCGGCTCCTCATCGCGATCGCTGTCGTGCTGGGCACGGCAGCCGTCACGGCATGGCTTGTCGCTGGCGCGATTGGTCCATCCGCGTTCCGCCGTCATCTGGATTCCGCCGAGGTCTCCGACTCTGGTTCTACCATCGACCACTCGGTGATCGCTTTCCGCACCGCGAGTGCTCTGGCCCTGGCCTTGGCGCTCGCGCTCGGCGTCCTGGCCGCCTTCGCAGTGAGCGTCCTCTTGAGCCGACGCATCGGCCGCTCGTTGTCTTCCCTCGCTGCCGCTGCCCAGGGAATCGCAGCCGGCGCAAGCGGTGTGCGAGTCGCTCAGCCAGGCATCGGCCGAGAATTCGACGCTCTCGCGGTCGCCTTCAACCGTATGGCGGACCGGCTGGAGGAGTCCGAGCGTCTGCGCACGCGTCTCTTGTCGGACGTCGCGCACGAACTCCGGACGCCCGTGGCCACGATCGACGCCTCTCTTGAAGCCATCGAGGATGGCGTGGCTGAGTTGAGTCCGTCGATGGTGGCGGTGTTGCGCGCCCAGGGCGCGCGACTGGTGCGCCTGTCGGAGGATTTGGCGGCCGTGACACGTGCCGAGAGTCGCGAGTCGAACCTGCGGCTCGAGCGCTCGGACGCCGTGGCGCTCGTCAGGGCGGCCGTGCTCGCTGCTTCCGACCGGGCAGGCCTCGTCGGCGTGAAGGTTCAGGTGGAGACATCTGCCGATCGGCTCGCCATCGTCGTCGACCCCGAACGCCTTGCCCAGGTGCTCGCGAATCTGATTGACAACGCCGTGCGTCATAGCCCGGAAGGTGGAGCGGTCACGGTGGGGGCTCACGCGAGCGATGACCGCGAGTGGGTGGTGGTGTCCGTCAGCGACCAGGGCGAAGGAATCGCGCCCGAGCATATGCCACACCTTTTCGAGCGCTTCTATCGGGCGGACGCGGCGCGCGACCGCGAGCGTGGCGGATCCGGGATCGGGCTCGCCATCGTGAAGGCTCTTGTCGAGGCGCACGGTGGGACGGTGATGGCTTCGAGTGAGGGTGAAGGACGGGGAGCGCGTTTCGTTGTCACGCTTCCCGCAGCGGTTCAACCCGAGTAG
- a CDS encoding phosphoribosylaminoimidazolesuccinocarboxamide synthase — protein MPVAPAIEGWRHVYTGKVRDLYEPVDPHPRGDVMLVVASDRISAYDWVLPTEIPGKGAVLTALTLWWFDRLRDLVPDHTVEAEVPAEVAGRAMICERLDMFPVECVARGYLTGSGLVEYKASGSVCGVELPDGLVDGSRLPAPIFTPATKADVGEHDENVSFDAVAARIGGEDAEALRELTLAAYTRAHEIAAGKGIILADTKFEFGRSATGEIVLADEVLTPDSSRFWPMDEWEPGHAQPSFDKQFVRDWLTSPASGWDRHGDSPPPALPDEVVDRTRQRYLEAYDRLVAG, from the coding sequence ATGCCCGTCGCCCCAGCGATCGAGGGCTGGCGCCACGTCTACACCGGCAAGGTGCGTGACCTCTACGAGCCGGTCGATCCGCACCCGCGCGGCGACGTCATGCTGGTGGTCGCCTCCGACCGCATCAGCGCCTACGACTGGGTGCTCCCCACCGAGATCCCTGGCAAGGGTGCGGTGCTCACGGCGCTCACGCTGTGGTGGTTCGATCGCCTGCGCGACCTGGTGCCAGACCACACGGTCGAGGCCGAGGTGCCTGCCGAAGTCGCCGGCCGCGCCATGATCTGCGAACGGCTCGACATGTTTCCCGTGGAGTGCGTCGCCCGCGGCTACCTCACGGGCTCAGGGCTGGTCGAGTACAAGGCTTCCGGCTCGGTCTGCGGCGTCGAGCTTCCCGACGGCCTCGTCGACGGGTCGCGCCTGCCGGCCCCCATCTTCACTCCGGCGACCAAGGCCGACGTGGGCGAGCATGACGAGAACGTGTCATTTGACGCCGTGGCGGCTCGCATCGGCGGGGAGGACGCGGAGGCATTGCGCGAGTTGACGCTCGCCGCCTACACCCGTGCTCACGAGATCGCTGCCGGCAAGGGCATCATTCTGGCCGACACCAAGTTCGAGTTTGGGCGATCCGCCACGGGCGAGATCGTGCTCGCGGACGAGGTACTCACTCCCGACTCGAGCCGCTTCTGGCCTATGGACGAGTGGGAACCTGGCCACGCGCAGCCGAGCTTCGACAAGCAATTTGTGCGCGATTGGTTGACGTCGCCAGCGTCGGGCTGGGACCGCCACGGCGACAGCCCTCCACCCGCCCTTCCCGACGAGGTGGTCGACAGGACGAGGCAGCGCTACCTTGAGGCGTACGACAGGTTGGTTGCGGGATAG
- a CDS encoding TrmB family transcriptional regulator: MMSATTDPMATLVLALKTRAASTEALAEASELPRDEVAAALETLEDRGLLRVEGDVITYRSPAATVSEYLRGVLEQTSVHLDQVVNEAQGLLANLPALIHDHSEDGDDVLTADVVRGPWALAEVWRKHSTPTVPSKVWVCMPDTAILAAANIEHEKTFWAARQERDVDIRVLMPVAHIHTAGHLQNEKEAGTQIRLHPDPPSYFWITGDDLVMIPLVWGDPAPTAVMTLKSPALAHVMRWVFDHLWNESSPVGESEAPWDSMLSLMSAGQTMESASRSLGLTSRTGRRRVEAAMRHYGVSGQFALGSVWARDQERHTAGAQPA, translated from the coding sequence GTGATGTCAGCGACAACGGATCCCATGGCCACGCTCGTGCTCGCGCTCAAGACCAGGGCGGCGTCGACGGAAGCCCTGGCAGAGGCTTCGGAACTTCCACGAGACGAGGTCGCGGCCGCGCTGGAGACCCTCGAGGATCGCGGTCTGCTCCGCGTCGAGGGTGACGTCATTACCTACCGCAGTCCGGCCGCAACGGTGTCGGAGTACTTGAGAGGCGTGCTTGAGCAGACGTCCGTTCACCTCGACCAGGTCGTCAACGAGGCTCAGGGTCTTCTCGCCAATCTGCCCGCCCTCATTCACGATCACAGCGAGGACGGGGACGACGTCCTCACGGCTGACGTGGTGCGCGGACCGTGGGCACTCGCGGAGGTGTGGCGCAAGCACTCGACCCCCACCGTGCCGTCCAAGGTCTGGGTGTGCATGCCGGATACCGCGATTCTTGCCGCCGCGAACATCGAACACGAGAAGACCTTTTGGGCCGCGCGCCAAGAGCGCGACGTCGACATCAGGGTGCTGATGCCAGTGGCGCACATTCACACCGCCGGTCACCTGCAAAACGAGAAGGAGGCCGGCACTCAAATTCGCTTGCACCCCGATCCTCCCAGCTACTTCTGGATCACGGGCGATGACTTGGTGATGATCCCGCTCGTGTGGGGCGATCCCGCGCCCACCGCGGTGATGACGCTCAAGTCGCCCGCCCTCGCCCACGTGATGCGCTGGGTCTTTGACCACCTGTGGAATGAGTCGTCACCTGTGGGCGAGTCCGAGGCGCCATGGGACTCGATGCTGAGCCTCATGAGCGCTGGACAGACCATGGAGAGCGCTTCGCGTTCGCTCGGTCTTACCTCAAGGACCGGCCGACGCCGGGTTGAGGCCGCCATGAGGCACTACGGCGTCTCCGGACAGTTCGCGCTCGGCAGCGTCTGGGCTCGCGATCAGGAACGACACACCGCGGGAGCGCAACCGGCCTAG